The following coding sequences are from one Delphinus delphis chromosome 19, mDelDel1.2, whole genome shotgun sequence window:
- the ACBD4 gene encoding acyl-CoA-binding domain-containing protein 4 isoform X5 — protein MGTENENPEPDCQKQFQAAVSVIQNLPKNGSYRPSYKEMLRFYSYYKQATMGPCLVPQPGFWDPIGRYKWDAWNSLGKMSREQAMSAYVTEMKLVAQRVIDTVPLGEVAEDMFGYFEPLYQVIPDMPRPPETFLKRVTGWKEQVLNGDAEPAPEPPCLPKEPAPPSPESQPPRDQDSEVFCDSMEQLEPELVGAEQRGALGGELNTRNSTESPAKKGRLESTLLGPQELDTWLVGTVRALQESMRDVQGRLQSLESMPVPRKQRPRPGTGLSVPTLLFFLLWPFIVQWLFRQFRTQKR, from the exons ATGGGTACCGAAAATGAAAATCCAGAGCCGGACTGCCAGAAACAGTTCCAGGCCGCAGTAAGCGTCATTCAGAACCTGCCTAAGAACG GCTCTTACCGCCCCTCCTATAAAGAGATGCTGCGATTCTACAGCTACTACAAGCAGGCTACCATGGGGCCCTGCCTGGTCCCCCAGCCTGGGTTCTGGGACCCTATTGGACGTTATAAATG GGATGCCTGGAACAGCCTGGGCAAGATGAGCAGGGAGCAGGCCATGTCCGCCTACGTCACTGAGATGAAGCTGGTGGCCCAGAGG GTGATCGACACGGTGCCCCTGGGCGAGGTGGCAGAGGACATGTTTGGTTACTTCGAGCCCCTGTACCAGGTGATCCCTGACATGCCGAGGCCCCCGGAGACCTTCCTGAAAAGGGTCACAG GTTGGAAAGAGCAGGTGCTGAATGGAGATGCTGAGCCTGCCCCAGAGCCTCCCTGCCTTCCCAAGGAACCCGCACCCCCAAGCCCAG AGTCCCAGCCACCCAGGGACCAGGACTCTGAGGTTTTCTGTGATTCCATGGAGCAGCTGGAGCCTGAGCTG GTTGGGGCAGAGCAGAGGGGCGCCCTGGGAGGAGAGCTCAACACCAGAAACAGCACCGAGTCTCCTGCAAAGAAAG GGAGATTGGAAAGCACCCTGCTGGGGCCCCAGGAATTGGACACATGGCTGGTGGGGACGGTTCGGGCGCTGCAGGAGAGCATGCGGGACGTCCAGGGGAGACTGCAGAGCCTGGAGAGCATGCCTGTCCCCCGCAAGCAG AGGCCAAGGCCCGGCACTGGGCTCTCTGTTCCCACGCTGCTCTTCTTCCTCCTGTGGCCCTTCATCGTCCAGTGGCTCTTCCGACAGTTTCGGACCCAGAAGAGGTGA
- the HEXIM1 gene encoding protein HEXIM1 has translation MAEPLLSEYQHQPQTSNCTGAAAVHEEPNSDRPPGAEERVPEEDSRWQSRASPQSGGSPGLGGEGSLELQPPPVQTQVCPESSCPEAGEKGQNGDDLSAGGSPQPAAGGEQRPKANKLGASTAGGEEAWGQQQRQLGKKKHRRRPSKKKRHWKPYYTLTWEEKKKFDEKQSLRASRIRAEMFAKGQPVAPYNTTQFLMDDHDQEEPDLKTGLYPKRAAAKSDDTSDEDFMEEAGEEDGGSDGMGGDGSEFLQRDFSETYERYHAESLQNMSKQELIKEYLELEKCLSRMEDENNRLRLESKRLGGDDARVRELELELDRLRAENLQLLTENELHRQQERAPLSKFGD, from the coding sequence ATGGCCGAGCCACTCTTGTCAGAGTATCAGCACCAGCCTCAAACTAGCAActgtacaggtgctgctgctgTCCATGAAGAGCCGAACTCTGATCGCCCCCCAGGCGCGGAGGAGCGGGTGCCCGAGGAGGACAGTAGGTGGCAATCGAGAGCGTCCCCCCAGTCGGGTGGCTCTCCGGGGCTGGGCGGGGAAGGGAGCCTGGAGCTCCAGCCGCCTCCCGTGCAGACCCAGGTCTGCCCAGAATCCAGCTGTCCGGAAGCGGGTGAGAAGGGCCAGAATGGGGACGACTTGTCCGCTGGCGGTTCCCCCCAGCCGGCGGCGGGAGGGGAACAGAGGCCGAAGGCCAACAAGTTGGGAGCTTCTACCGCAGGGGGCGAGGAGGCGTGGGGACAGCAGCAGAGACAGCTGGGCAAGAAAAAACATAGGAGACGCCCCTCGAAGAAGAAGCGGCATTGGAAACCGTACTACACGCTGACctgggaggagaagaaaaagttcGATGAGAAACAGAGCCTGCGAGCTTCGAGGATTCGAGCCGAGATGTTCGCCAAGGGCCAGCCAGTGGCTCCCTATAACACCACGCAGTTCCTCATGGATGATCACGACCAGGAGGAGCCGGATCTTAAAACCGGCCTCTATCCCAAACGGGCCGCTGCCAAATCTGACGACACCAGCGATGAGGACTTTATGGAAGAAGCGGGCGAGGAGGATGGGGGCAGCGACGGGATGGGAGGAGACGGCAGCGAGTTTCTGCAGCGGGACTTCTCGGAGACCTACGAGCGGTACCACGCGGAGAGCCTGCAGAACATGAGCAAGCAGGAGCTCATCAAAGAGTACCTGGAGCTGGAGAAGTGCCTCTCGCGTATGGAGGACGAGAATAACCGGCTGCGGCTGGAAAGCAAGCGGCTGGGCGGCGACGACGCGCGGGTccgggagctggagctggagctagACCGGCTGCGCGCCGAGAACCTCCAGCTGCTGACGGAGAACGAACTGCACCGGCAGCAGGAGCGAGCACCGCTGTCCAAGTTTGGAGACTAG
- the ACBD4 gene encoding acyl-CoA-binding domain-containing protein 4 isoform X4, translated as MGTENENPEPDCQKQFQAAVSVIQNLPKNGSYRPSYKEMLRFYSYYKQATMGPCLVPQPGFWDPIGRYKWDAWNSLGKMSREQAMSAYVTEMKLVAQRVIDTVPLGEVAEDMFGYFEPLYQVIPDMPRPPETFLKRVTGWKEQVLNGDAEPAPEPPCLPKEPAPPSPESQPPRDQDSEVFCDSMEQLEPELQVGAEQRGALGGELNTRNSTESPAKKGRLESTLLGPQELDTWLVGTVRALQESMRDVQGRLQSLESMPVPRKQGTEVRALARHNY; from the exons ATGGGTACCGAAAATGAAAATCCAGAGCCGGACTGCCAGAAACAGTTCCAGGCCGCAGTAAGCGTCATTCAGAACCTGCCTAAGAACG GCTCTTACCGCCCCTCCTATAAAGAGATGCTGCGATTCTACAGCTACTACAAGCAGGCTACCATGGGGCCCTGCCTGGTCCCCCAGCCTGGGTTCTGGGACCCTATTGGACGTTATAAATG GGATGCCTGGAACAGCCTGGGCAAGATGAGCAGGGAGCAGGCCATGTCCGCCTACGTCACTGAGATGAAGCTGGTGGCCCAGAGG GTGATCGACACGGTGCCCCTGGGCGAGGTGGCAGAGGACATGTTTGGTTACTTCGAGCCCCTGTACCAGGTGATCCCTGACATGCCGAGGCCCCCGGAGACCTTCCTGAAAAGGGTCACAG GTTGGAAAGAGCAGGTGCTGAATGGAGATGCTGAGCCTGCCCCAGAGCCTCCCTGCCTTCCCAAGGAACCCGCACCCCCAAGCCCAG AGTCCCAGCCACCCAGGGACCAGGACTCTGAGGTTTTCTGTGATTCCATGGAGCAGCTGGAGCCTGAGCTG CAGGTTGGGGCAGAGCAGAGGGGCGCCCTGGGAGGAGAGCTCAACACCAGAAACAGCACCGAGTCTCCTGCAAAGAAAG GGAGATTGGAAAGCACCCTGCTGGGGCCCCAGGAATTGGACACATGGCTGGTGGGGACGGTTCGGGCGCTGCAGGAGAGCATGCGGGACGTCCAGGGGAGACTGCAGAGCCTGGAGAGCATGCCTGTCCCCCGCAAGCAG gggacagaggttcgagccctggcgcgccacaactactga
- the ACBD4 gene encoding acyl-CoA-binding domain-containing protein 4 isoform X2, with the protein MGTENENPEPDCQKQFQAAVSVIQNLPKNGSYRPSYKEMLRFYSYYKQATMGPCLVPQPGFWDPIGRYKWDAWNSLGKMSREQAMSAYVTEMKLVAQRVIDTVPLGEVAEDMFGYFEPLYQVIPDMPRPPETFLKRVTGWKEQVLNGDAEPAPEPPCLPKEPAPPSPESQPPRDQDSEVFCDSMEQLEPELQVGAEQRGALGGELNTRNSTESPAKKGRLESTLLGPQELDTWLVGTVRALQESMRDVQGRLQSLESMPVPRKQVCLPFTPLLLQNKSQRPFLEPQLCAKHITCTISFYPQNKPVK; encoded by the exons ATGGGTACCGAAAATGAAAATCCAGAGCCGGACTGCCAGAAACAGTTCCAGGCCGCAGTAAGCGTCATTCAGAACCTGCCTAAGAACG GCTCTTACCGCCCCTCCTATAAAGAGATGCTGCGATTCTACAGCTACTACAAGCAGGCTACCATGGGGCCCTGCCTGGTCCCCCAGCCTGGGTTCTGGGACCCTATTGGACGTTATAAATG GGATGCCTGGAACAGCCTGGGCAAGATGAGCAGGGAGCAGGCCATGTCCGCCTACGTCACTGAGATGAAGCTGGTGGCCCAGAGG GTGATCGACACGGTGCCCCTGGGCGAGGTGGCAGAGGACATGTTTGGTTACTTCGAGCCCCTGTACCAGGTGATCCCTGACATGCCGAGGCCCCCGGAGACCTTCCTGAAAAGGGTCACAG GTTGGAAAGAGCAGGTGCTGAATGGAGATGCTGAGCCTGCCCCAGAGCCTCCCTGCCTTCCCAAGGAACCCGCACCCCCAAGCCCAG AGTCCCAGCCACCCAGGGACCAGGACTCTGAGGTTTTCTGTGATTCCATGGAGCAGCTGGAGCCTGAGCTG CAGGTTGGGGCAGAGCAGAGGGGCGCCCTGGGAGGAGAGCTCAACACCAGAAACAGCACCGAGTCTCCTGCAAAGAAAG GGAGATTGGAAAGCACCCTGCTGGGGCCCCAGGAATTGGACACATGGCTGGTGGGGACGGTTCGGGCGCTGCAGGAGAGCATGCGGGACGTCCAGGGGAGACTGCAGAGCCTGGAGAGCATGCCTGTCCCCCGCAAGCAG GTCTGCTTACCCTTTACACCTCTGCTTCTGCAAAATAAATCACAGCGGCCATTTCTGGAACCCCAGCTGTGTGCCAAACACATTACCTGCactatctcattttatcctcaaaacaAACCAGTgaaatag
- the ACBD4 gene encoding acyl-CoA-binding domain-containing protein 4 isoform X3 — MGTENENPEPDCQKQFQAAVSVIQNLPKNGSYRPSYKEMLRFYSYYKQATMGPCLVPQPGFWDPIGRYKWDAWNSLGKMSREQAMSAYVTEMKLVAQRVIDTVPLGEVAEDMFGYFEPLYQVIPDMPRPPETFLKRVTGWKEQVLNGDAEPAPEPPCLPKEPAPPSPESQPPRDQDSEVFCDSMEQLEPELVGAEQRGALGGELNTRNSTESPAKKGRLESTLLGPQELDTWLVGTVRALQESMRDVQGRLQSLESMPVPRKQVCLPFTPLLLQNKSQRPFLEPQLCAKHITCTISFYPQNKPVK; from the exons ATGGGTACCGAAAATGAAAATCCAGAGCCGGACTGCCAGAAACAGTTCCAGGCCGCAGTAAGCGTCATTCAGAACCTGCCTAAGAACG GCTCTTACCGCCCCTCCTATAAAGAGATGCTGCGATTCTACAGCTACTACAAGCAGGCTACCATGGGGCCCTGCCTGGTCCCCCAGCCTGGGTTCTGGGACCCTATTGGACGTTATAAATG GGATGCCTGGAACAGCCTGGGCAAGATGAGCAGGGAGCAGGCCATGTCCGCCTACGTCACTGAGATGAAGCTGGTGGCCCAGAGG GTGATCGACACGGTGCCCCTGGGCGAGGTGGCAGAGGACATGTTTGGTTACTTCGAGCCCCTGTACCAGGTGATCCCTGACATGCCGAGGCCCCCGGAGACCTTCCTGAAAAGGGTCACAG GTTGGAAAGAGCAGGTGCTGAATGGAGATGCTGAGCCTGCCCCAGAGCCTCCCTGCCTTCCCAAGGAACCCGCACCCCCAAGCCCAG AGTCCCAGCCACCCAGGGACCAGGACTCTGAGGTTTTCTGTGATTCCATGGAGCAGCTGGAGCCTGAGCTG GTTGGGGCAGAGCAGAGGGGCGCCCTGGGAGGAGAGCTCAACACCAGAAACAGCACCGAGTCTCCTGCAAAGAAAG GGAGATTGGAAAGCACCCTGCTGGGGCCCCAGGAATTGGACACATGGCTGGTGGGGACGGTTCGGGCGCTGCAGGAGAGCATGCGGGACGTCCAGGGGAGACTGCAGAGCCTGGAGAGCATGCCTGTCCCCCGCAAGCAG GTCTGCTTACCCTTTACACCTCTGCTTCTGCAAAATAAATCACAGCGGCCATTTCTGGAACCCCAGCTGTGTGCCAAACACATTACCTGCactatctcattttatcctcaaaacaAACCAGTgaaatag
- the ACBD4 gene encoding acyl-CoA-binding domain-containing protein 4 isoform X1, which yields MGTENENPEPDCQKQFQAAVSVIQNLPKNGSYRPSYKEMLRFYSYYKQATMGPCLVPQPGFWDPIGRYKWDAWNSLGKMSREQAMSAYVTEMKLVAQRVIDTVPLGEVAEDMFGYFEPLYQVIPDMPRPPETFLKRVTGWKEQVLNGDAEPAPEPPCLPKEPAPPSPESQPPRDQDSEVFCDSMEQLEPELVRPTPIASPSLPHWALAAPTTPLGLCDSSQQVGAEQRGALGGELNTRNSTESPAKKGRLESTLLGPQELDTWLVGTVRALQESMRDVQGRLQSLESMPVPRKQRPRPGTGLSVPTLLFFLLWPFIVQWLFRQFRTQKR from the exons ATGGGTACCGAAAATGAAAATCCAGAGCCGGACTGCCAGAAACAGTTCCAGGCCGCAGTAAGCGTCATTCAGAACCTGCCTAAGAACG GCTCTTACCGCCCCTCCTATAAAGAGATGCTGCGATTCTACAGCTACTACAAGCAGGCTACCATGGGGCCCTGCCTGGTCCCCCAGCCTGGGTTCTGGGACCCTATTGGACGTTATAAATG GGATGCCTGGAACAGCCTGGGCAAGATGAGCAGGGAGCAGGCCATGTCCGCCTACGTCACTGAGATGAAGCTGGTGGCCCAGAGG GTGATCGACACGGTGCCCCTGGGCGAGGTGGCAGAGGACATGTTTGGTTACTTCGAGCCCCTGTACCAGGTGATCCCTGACATGCCGAGGCCCCCGGAGACCTTCCTGAAAAGGGTCACAG GTTGGAAAGAGCAGGTGCTGAATGGAGATGCTGAGCCTGCCCCAGAGCCTCCCTGCCTTCCCAAGGAACCCGCACCCCCAAGCCCAG AGTCCCAGCCACCCAGGGACCAGGACTCTGAGGTTTTCTGTGATTCCATGGAGCAGCTGGAGCCTGAGCTGGTGAGACCCACTCCCATTGCCTCCCCTTCCCTACCCCACTGGGCCTTAGCtgctcccaccaccccccttGGACTTTGTGACTCTTCTCAGCAGGTTGGGGCAGAGCAGAGGGGCGCCCTGGGAGGAGAGCTCAACACCAGAAACAGCACCGAGTCTCCTGCAAAGAAAG GGAGATTGGAAAGCACCCTGCTGGGGCCCCAGGAATTGGACACATGGCTGGTGGGGACGGTTCGGGCGCTGCAGGAGAGCATGCGGGACGTCCAGGGGAGACTGCAGAGCCTGGAGAGCATGCCTGTCCCCCGCAAGCAG AGGCCAAGGCCCGGCACTGGGCTCTCTGTTCCCACGCTGCTCTTCTTCCTCCTGTGGCCCTTCATCGTCCAGTGGCTCTTCCGACAGTTTCGGACCCAGAAGAGGTGA